The Opisthocomus hoazin isolate bOpiHoa1 chromosome 20, bOpiHoa1.hap1, whole genome shotgun sequence genome window below encodes:
- the CUEDC1 gene encoding CUE domain-containing protein 1, with protein sequence MTSLFRRSSSNGSSRGGSSAQELNNSRPTRQVRRLEFNQAMEDFKTMFPNMDYDIIECVLRANNGAVDATIDQLLQMNLDSSGCDDSSDSEDSIPPEILERTLEPDSSDEEPPPVYSPPAYESQALGSGYPRAPPTPPPRTDVPGPGSTPAPGRYRNWNPPLLGNLPEDFLRILPQQSAGTQGSHGCRQPVLRGLAPRGQGSLEQERRWKQYLEDERIALFLQNEEFMKELQRNRDFLLALERDRLKYESKKSKSASVAVSNDFGFSSVISGDVAPSVTSEAGGAVSDDALFRDKLKHMGKSTRKKLFELARAFSEKTKMRKSKRKHLLKHQVLGTAASTANLLDDVEGHSCDEDSQARRQQLREEEETLKEGQ encoded by the exons ATGACGAGCCTCTTCCGTCGGAGCAGCAGCAACGGCAGCTCGCGCGGCGGCTCCTCCGCCCAGGAGCTCAACAACAGCCGCCCCACCAGGCAGGTCCGCCGGCTGGAGTTCAACCAGGCCATGGAAGACTTCAAGACCATGTTCCCCAACATGGACTACGACATCATCGAGTGCGTCTTGAGGGCCAACAACGGCGCCGTGGATGCCACCATCGACCAGCTCCTGCAGATGAACCTGGACAGCAGCGGCTGCGATGACAGCTCGGACTCGGAGGACAGCATCCCCCCCGAG ATCTTGGAGCGGACCCTGGAGCCGGACAGCTCGGATGAGGAGCCCCCCCCTGTCTACTCCCCTCCCGCCTACGAGAGCCAGGCGTTGGGCAGCGGCTACCCCCGCGCGCCGCCCACCCCGCCGCCCAG GACGGACGTGCCGGGGCCCGGCAGCACCCCGGCGCCCGGGCGCTACAGGAACTGGAACCCACCGCTCCTGGGCAACCTCCCCGAGGACTTCCTCCGcatcctgccccagcagagcgCTGGCACACAG GGCTCCCACGGCTGCCGGCAGCCCGTGCTGCGGGGGCTCGCCCCGCGGGGCCAGggctccctggagcaggagcggCGGTGGAAGCAGTACCTGGAGGACGAGCGGATCGCGCTCTTCTTGCAGAACGAGGAGTTCATGAAGGAGCTCCAGAGGAATCGGGATTTCCTCCTTGCCCTGGAGAGAG atcgACTGAAATACGAGTCAAAAAAATCCAAGTCAGCCAGTGTTGCTGTCAGCAACGACTTTGGTTTCTCCTCCGTAATATCAG GTGACGTAGCCCCCTCTGTAACCAGCGAGGCCGGCGGTGCCGTGTCTGACGATGCCTTATTCAGAGACAAATTGAAACACATGGGAAAAT CCACGCGCAAGAAGCTGTTTGAACTCGCCAGAGCCTTCTCCGAGAAGACAAAGATGAGGAAATCGAAAAGAAAACACTTGTTGAAGCACCAGGT GCTGGGGACGGCGGCTTCCACGGCAAATCTTCTCGATGACGTCGAAGGACATTCATGTG ATGAAGACTCCCAAGCACGGAGGCAGCAgctccgggaggaggaggagacgctgAAGGAAGGGCAGTAA
- the MRPS23 gene encoding small ribosomal subunit protein mS23: MAGNRLQKVGSVFSRTRNLLRIGVVEKPLWFDVYAAFPPLREPVYRVPRPRYGKVKDVVPPIFYPEDQVRARFYKVYGSGPRPFDLSQLNYKSTCQRFVEKFNELKEEGKIEEEKLFEETGKALLAIGMVLQRRGTDKVAQQDRPEVETRDSALHQQLQTVLGEMQEKMTDQEEQTPALADAQRGNPVPS, from the exons atGGCGGGCAACCGCTTGCAGAAGGTCGGGAGCGTGTTCAGCCG GACCCGCAACCTGCTCCGCATCGGGGTGGTGGAGAAGCCGCTCTGGTTCGACGTCTACGCCGCCTTCCCCCCGCTGAGGGAGCCCGTGTACCGGGTGCCGCGGCCGCGCTACGGGAAGGTGAAGGACGTCGTCCCTCCCATCTTCTACCCGGAGGACCAAGTGCGAGC GAGATTTTACAAAGTTTATGGCAGTGGTCCAAGGCCTTTCGACCTGTCGCAACTGAACTACAAATCTACCTGTCAGAG GTTTGTTGAGAAGTTCAATGAactgaaggaagaaggaaaaattgaAGAGGAAAAGTTGTttgaagaaacaggaaaagccCTTTTAGCCATTGGGATGGTTTTACAGAGAAGAGGAACAGATAAA GTAGCACAACAGGATCGCCCGGAGGTTGAAACCAGGGATTCTGCGTTACACCAGCAGCTCCAAACGGTGTTGGGGGAGATGCAGGAGAAGATGACAGACCAGGAGGAGCAGACGCCAGCGCTGGCAGACGCGCAGAGGGGAAACCCCGTGCCCTCCTAG